In a single window of the Desulfovibrio sp. JC010 genome:
- a CDS encoding HD-GYP domain-containing protein, whose product MNAIDDSKLIEESFCSITGDIFKILPKSKLPFCLYRMNSSNGRFTPITIPGKAIVSADKQTIATDCNRGLIFIKFTDINQCRPYFLPHLPTVISDISHSIPENELAALLLEGLKGSAEKIYTDSIKLHFKDFRTTLISVGELLHEKPELLWMMIPLLDSQHSLVNKALSNGIIGAAVLLHAREMKPDVKIFVDALFALFLCDIGLCNLPEFVLGKEFCLSLDEQKRIRQHPIGSVEVLSMTGSLNKTSLRAILEHHERMDGSGYPRGVTNENLSWLGKLCGAVDSYVAMTMGRPGKKSMDTVKALKILYSESTQYDPNIIYALEKVTYREE is encoded by the coding sequence ATGAATGCTATTGATGACTCAAAATTAATTGAAGAAAGTTTTTGTTCCATTACCGGGGACATCTTCAAAATACTTCCCAAAAGTAAGCTTCCATTCTGCCTGTACAGGATGAATTCGTCCAATGGAAGGTTTACCCCCATTACCATTCCGGGGAAAGCCATTGTTTCCGCTGACAAGCAGACCATTGCCACAGATTGCAACCGGGGGCTGATCTTCATAAAGTTCACTGATATCAACCAGTGCAGACCTTATTTTTTGCCCCACCTGCCTACTGTCATAAGCGATATTTCCCACTCTATTCCTGAAAATGAACTGGCTGCACTGCTGCTTGAGGGACTGAAAGGAAGTGCGGAAAAAATATATACCGATTCAATAAAACTACATTTCAAAGACTTCCGGACCACCCTTATCTCAGTAGGCGAACTCCTGCACGAAAAGCCGGAACTGCTCTGGATGATGATCCCGTTGCTTGATTCCCAGCATTCACTGGTTAACAAAGCCCTTTCCAACGGCATTATCGGAGCGGCAGTACTGCTGCATGCCCGCGAGATGAAACCTGATGTCAAAATTTTCGTTGATGCGCTTTTCGCACTTTTTCTCTGTGACATAGGACTCTGCAACCTCCCGGAATTCGTGCTCGGCAAAGAATTCTGCCTCTCGCTGGATGAGCAGAAACGTATCCGCCAGCATCCCATCGGGTCAGTTGAAGTGCTGAGCATGACCGGCAGCTTAAACAAAACTTCCCTGCGGGCGATACTTGAACACCATGAAAGAATGGACGGCTCCGGTTATCCCAGAGGCGTAACAAACGAGAATCTTTCATGGCTGGGCAAACTCTGCGGAGCGGTTGATTCATACGTAGCCATGACCATGGGCCGACCGGGCAAAAAAAGCATGGACACGGTCAAGGCCCTGAAAATACTCTACAGCGAATCCACGCAATATGACCCGAACATAATTTACGCGCTGGAAAAAGTGACCTACCGCGAAGAATAA
- a CDS encoding acetate--CoA ligase family protein: protein MSGEYSGESLDSLFTPSSIAVVGASSVSGKIGNTVLSNLLNAGYNGSLYPVNPRGGNICGLEVCKKISEIGRPLDLAVIAVPRDSVLGAFRELLELGVGSVVVISAGFKEVDHDGWLLETELAQLAKKNNVNLLGPNCLGVINSRGGVNASFATGNPYPGSMGFFSQSGALCVAVLDWALGTKIGFSKFVSLGNKAVINEASMLEYLGDDPETKVILGYVENIEDGNEFMEQATKVAMKKPVLMMKAGTTAAGARAASSHTGAMAGSDQACDAAFRQSGVIRVEKLDELFNLAKAFSVQELPQGPNLGIVTNAGGPGILAADACGESVMRMPTFSPETIGELQRMLPGYASLYNPVDLLGDADAEKYGRAVRVVGHDPAVNSLLVIIAPTVNLDLTEVANAVVEGMAEISKPVFCCLMGRRNSGPARDIFAEAGIPVYDFPKQAVRAMDCMHKYAVWKGRPPRTFVTPEHDLEAARKVVDNALRSGRSELVEFQARDIVTAYGLPTPEADLARSGDEAVEIAEQLGYPVVLKIASPEVSHKSDVEGVRLGLNSAEEVRAAFWDITARTQRLRPDAYVAGCLVQQMATPESREVIVGFRRDKQFGPLLMFGLGGVYVEILKDISFRLAPLSVEDAGDMVREIRSYMLLKGVKGGEPVDFEAITDVLIRMSCLASDFPEIYEAEFNPVLVNSEEALVADARMTVVDISKEA from the coding sequence ATGTCAGGGGAATATTCGGGAGAGAGTTTGGATAGTCTGTTCACTCCGTCATCAATCGCCGTTGTAGGCGCTTCATCTGTTTCCGGAAAAATAGGGAACACCGTTCTGTCCAACCTGCTTAATGCCGGGTATAATGGCAGTCTGTATCCGGTTAATCCCCGGGGCGGGAATATTTGCGGTCTTGAGGTCTGTAAGAAAATTTCAGAAATCGGCCGTCCCCTTGATCTGGCCGTTATTGCTGTTCCCCGCGACAGTGTTCTCGGGGCTTTCCGGGAACTGCTGGAGCTGGGAGTCGGTTCTGTTGTTGTGATCAGCGCAGGTTTTAAAGAAGTGGACCACGATGGTTGGCTGCTGGAAACAGAGCTTGCGCAGCTGGCAAAGAAAAATAATGTAAATCTGCTCGGTCCGAACTGCCTTGGAGTGATCAATTCCCGGGGCGGGGTTAATGCTTCTTTTGCCACCGGGAACCCTTATCCCGGATCCATGGGCTTCTTTTCGCAGTCCGGGGCATTATGTGTTGCCGTGCTGGACTGGGCATTGGGCACGAAGATCGGTTTTTCCAAGTTCGTCAGTCTCGGCAACAAGGCCGTTATCAACGAAGCCTCCATGCTGGAATATCTGGGTGATGACCCGGAGACAAAGGTAATTCTCGGCTATGTTGAGAATATCGAAGACGGAAACGAGTTCATGGAGCAGGCCACAAAAGTTGCCATGAAAAAACCGGTGCTGATGATGAAGGCCGGAACTACTGCTGCCGGAGCAAGGGCCGCTTCTTCTCATACCGGAGCCATGGCCGGGTCTGATCAGGCCTGTGATGCCGCTTTCCGTCAGTCCGGTGTTATCCGGGTGGAGAAGCTGGATGAACTTTTCAATCTGGCCAAAGCTTTTTCCGTGCAGGAACTGCCGCAGGGACCGAATCTCGGTATTGTGACCAACGCGGGCGGCCCCGGTATTCTTGCCGCCGATGCCTGCGGGGAATCGGTCATGCGCATGCCGACATTTTCACCTGAAACAATCGGCGAACTGCAGCGGATGCTCCCGGGGTATGCTTCACTTTACAACCCGGTGGACCTGCTGGGCGACGCTGATGCCGAAAAGTACGGGCGTGCGGTGCGTGTGGTGGGGCATGATCCGGCGGTGAACAGCCTGCTGGTGATCATCGCTCCCACGGTCAATCTCGACCTGACGGAAGTTGCCAATGCCGTGGTTGAAGGCATGGCCGAAATCAGCAAGCCTGTTTTCTGCTGCCTGATGGGCCGTCGCAACAGCGGGCCGGCACGCGATATTTTTGCAGAAGCCGGGATTCCGGTATATGACTTTCCCAAGCAGGCGGTCCGGGCCATGGACTGCATGCACAAATATGCTGTCTGGAAGGGGCGTCCCCCGCGCACTTTCGTGACCCCGGAGCATGATCTGGAAGCGGCACGAAAAGTTGTGGACAATGCCCTGCGATCCGGACGTTCGGAATTGGTGGAATTTCAGGCCCGTGACATTGTCACTGCCTACGGTCTGCCCACTCCTGAAGCCGACCTTGCCCGTTCCGGCGATGAGGCTGTGGAAATTGCCGAACAGCTGGGCTATCCGGTGGTGCTCAAGATTGCTTCCCCGGAAGTTTCGCATAAGTCTGATGTGGAAGGGGTCCGGCTGGGACTCAATTCCGCAGAAGAAGTGCGGGCGGCTTTCTGGGATATCACCGCCCGGACCCAGCGGTTGCGCCCGGATGCTTATGTTGCCGGGTGTCTGGTGCAGCAGATGGCAACGCCTGAGTCCCGCGAGGTTATTGTGGGTTTTCGTCGGGACAAGCAGTTCGGCCCGTTGCTCATGTTCGGTCTGGGCGGAGTTTATGTTGAGATTTTAAAGGATATTTCATTCCGGCTGGCTCCTCTTTCTGTTGAGGATGCCGGGGATATGGTTCGGGAAATCCGTTCCTACATGTTGTTGAAAGGAGTCAAGGGGGGCGAGCCCGTTGACTTTGAGGCGATTACTGATGTTTTGATCAGGATGTCATGTCTTGCGAGCGACTTTCCTGAAATTTACGAAGCTGAATTCAATCCTGTGCTTGTCAATTCGGAAGAGGCTCTTGTGGCCGATGCCCGGATGACAGTTGTCGATATTTCCAAGGAGGCATAA
- a CDS encoding phosphotransacetylase family protein codes for MVGIYIGSTTGYSGKNLLAMSLGLKFRNSGFNVGYMKPVGAVPHMDGDKPGDADAAFIQQVLDLEQDPGKVTPVLVTRDFTIKAFSEDMGDLMPSIVESYQELSADKDVMIIGGSGSYLSSGTYCGVSGPDVSRALGAKTILVDRYSSELHYDYVLRVQKELGDDFLGVVFNDVPEHYMDELTSLIVPFLEKRGVKVLGVIPRDPLMGAIKVNDLAERLFGKIISAHAKADRVVENFLIGTMQVENFITHFRRHKNSAVIVGGDRADVQLVALEGNCPCLILTGNLYPNDIILTRSEVLEIPVIVVRDDTYAVAKKMEAIQESYKLRDMIKINHGAGLVNSELDYDYIYEELDL; via the coding sequence ATGGTAGGTATATATATAGGTTCCACCACCGGATATTCCGGCAAGAACCTTCTGGCCATGTCCCTGGGGCTTAAGTTCCGCAACAGCGGTTTCAATGTGGGCTACATGAAGCCTGTAGGTGCTGTTCCGCATATGGACGGCGATAAACCCGGAGATGCGGACGCGGCATTCATCCAGCAGGTACTGGATCTTGAGCAGGACCCAGGAAAAGTTACCCCGGTGCTGGTCACCCGCGACTTCACCATTAAAGCCTTTTCCGAAGATATGGGCGATCTCATGCCCTCCATTGTTGAATCCTATCAGGAGCTCAGTGCAGATAAGGATGTGATGATCATCGGCGGCTCCGGCAGTTATCTCAGCTCCGGTACTTACTGCGGAGTGAGTGGGCCGGATGTTTCCCGCGCGCTGGGTGCCAAGACCATTCTGGTGGATCGCTACAGCAGTGAACTGCATTACGATTACGTGCTCCGGGTTCAGAAAGAGCTGGGCGATGATTTTCTCGGTGTTGTTTTTAACGACGTGCCCGAGCATTACATGGACGAACTCACCTCCCTGATTGTTCCCTTCCTTGAAAAGAGGGGGGTAAAGGTGCTGGGAGTTATTCCCCGCGATCCGCTCATGGGTGCCATTAAGGTCAACGACCTTGCGGAGCGTCTTTTCGGTAAGATTATTTCAGCCCATGCCAAGGCTGACCGGGTGGTGGAAAACTTCCTCATCGGGACCATGCAGGTGGAAAACTTTATCACCCACTTCAGGCGGCATAAGAATTCCGCAGTCATTGTCGGCGGCGACAGGGCGGATGTGCAGCTGGTTGCTCTTGAGGGTAACTGCCCCTGCTTAATCCTGACCGGTAATCTTTATCCCAATGATATTATCCTGACCCGTTCCGAAGTATTGGAAATCCCTGTCATTGTTGTGCGTGACGACACCTATGCCGTGGCCAAGAAAATGGAAGCCATTCAGGAAAGCTATAAGCTGCGGGATATGATTAAAATTAATCACGGGGCAGGGCTGGTGAATTCCGAGCTGGATTACGATTATATTTATGAAGAATTGGACCTGTGA